One window of the Salvelinus fontinalis isolate EN_2023a chromosome 2, ASM2944872v1, whole genome shotgun sequence genome contains the following:
- the LOC129811510 gene encoding zinc finger protein 180-like, with protein MTKLQYLNVYLTERLMQAAEEILGVVGDTISEYQEEITRTKRENQYLKRHLITPAPQPILSWVSEQQTPPEQQHCEQEWSPSLGQEDTEPTQIKQEQGELRTRREVEEIQGPEADTKEDSITIPPCVKSDCDQEPPQPTHLLQTVENRERDSLLTNTTEQIKTEPDGEGYGVSLSEPTSDSPQSQPLSAVNPDCSRTQSENTDSVTDVSRDPERRPEDTQTHSCTQCGAVFCELSQLEAHMLSHTVPHSGDTSHRQILCTVCWKSFTSTSYLKVHLCSHNKEKPFHCGVCGKSFSYSGRLKEHQRIHTGERPYRCHVCGKRFNQSVHLKTHLRVHTGEKPYSCPVCGKGFSQSSHIKGHLRTHTEGGRRKMPWSGKSP; from the exons ATGACTAAATTACAATATCTGAACGTGTATCTAACTGAGCGTTTGATGCAAGCTGCCGAGGAGATACTTGGAGTGGTCGGAGACACGATCTCCGAATACCAGGAAGAAATAAcccggacaaagagagagaaccaATACCTGAAACGACACTTGATCACACCGG CTCCTCAGCCCATTCTCTCTTGGGTCTCAGAGCAGCAAACTCCCCCTGAGCAACAGCACTGTGAGCAGGAGTGGAGCCCCAGTCTGGGGCAGGAGGACACAGAGCCCACACAGATTAAACAGGAACAGGGTGAACTCAGGACTCGTCGGGAGGTAGAGGAGATTCAAGGGCCGGAGGCtgataccaaagaagactccATAACCATTCCTCCCTGTGTGAAAAGTGACTGTGATCAGGAGCCACCTCAGCCCACACATCTTCTCCAAActgtggagaacagagagagagactctctaTTGACCAACACAACTGAACAGATCAAAACAGAACCCGATGGAGAGGGCTATGGAGTATCACTATCAGAACCAACCAGTGACTCCCCTCAGTCTCAGCCCCTCTCTGCAGTAAATCCAGactgttctagaacacagagTGAGAACACTGACAGTGTTACTGATGTTTCGAGAGATCCAGAAAGGAGACCagaggacacacagacacactcatgtACTCAGTGTGGAGCCGTGTTCTGTGAGCTTTCCCAACTGGAGGCACACATGCTATCCCACACAGTACCACACAGTGGTGACACTAGTCACAGGCAAATCCTCTGCACAGTCTGTTGGAAGTCATTCACCTCTACCAGTTACCTCAAGGTCCACCTGTGTTCTCACAATAAGGAGAAGCCCTTccactgtggtgtgtgtggcAAGAGTTTCAGCTACTCAGGGAGGTTAAAGGAGCACCAGCGCATCCACACTGGAGAGAGACCGTACCGTTGCCACGTGTGTGGTAAACGCTTCAACCAGTCAGTCCATCTGAAGACCCACctgagggtccacacaggggagaaaccctactCCTGTCCTGTCTGTGGAAAAGGATTCAGTCAGTCCAGCCATATCAAGGGACACCTCAGAACTCACACTGAGGGAGGTAGAAGAAAAATGCCTTGGAGTGGAAAGAGCCCATGA